A stretch of Arachis hypogaea cultivar Tifrunner chromosome 15, arahy.Tifrunner.gnm2.J5K5, whole genome shotgun sequence DNA encodes these proteins:
- the LOC112750820 gene encoding kinase-interacting family protein, whose protein sequence is MELSKSELEERMKVLTMGTRENEDEEVGDTFAERAESYYQKRPQLLTLLQDLYNGYITLSDRYIQTLAKQKQQHHHSRHSSQVSTLDGGGFSDQEESSIGVTSNVDYSDTESAISYQPQSNVVKLKHGNSSMSPILDLDVIVAELVMKNVECDVMVHEVGAMERKYCESSRKNELQKSLLEVLESERHVLLNENASLSYRVNTLVEENKELVSESAFVKRKAGELAKCVLKMREDHRVFMLHRKIEDLQAQIHGLEKRNKEYYERLLKRDVGDDGVCKGNKNNDVGGNGISLEVRVLRRFKWKDVGSVSSSSTGSVSGRSFDDLKKDKNKKGTSLWKKLKNMDLILCGMNPTCA, encoded by the exons ATGGAACTTAGTAAATCAG AGTTAGAGGAGAGGATGAAAGTGCTGACAATGGGGACaagagaaaatgaagatgaagaaGTGGGTGACACATTTGCAGAGAGAGCTGAGTCTTATTACCAAAAGAGGCCTCAGTTACTTACCCTTTTGCAAGATTTATACAATGGATACATCACTTTATCTGATAGGTACATTCAAACACTTGCAAAGCAGAAACAACAGCACCACCATAGCAGGCACTCTTCACAGGTTTCAACACTTGATGGAGGAGGGTTTTCTGACCAAGAAGAAAGTAGCATTGGTGTAACAAGCAATGTTGATTATTCGGATACCGAAAGCGCAATCTCGTACCAACCACAATCCAATGTGGTGAAGTTGAAGCATGGGAATTCAAGCATGAGTCCAATTCTTGATCTTGATGTCATTGTTGCTGAGCTTGTGATGAAGAATGTGGAGTGTGATGTGATGGTTCATGAGGTTGGTGCAATGGAGAGGAAGTACTGCGAATCGTCGCGGAAGAACGAGCTTCAGAAGAGTCTACTTGAGGTTTTGGAGTCTGagaggcatgttttgttgaatgaGAATGCTAGTTTGAGTTACAGGGTGAACACATTGGTGGAGGAGAATAAGGAACTGGTGTCTGAATCGGCTTTCGTGAAGCGCAAGGCAGGGGAATTGGCGAAATGTGTGCTCAAGATGAGGGAGGATCATAGAGTGTTTATGCTGCATAGGAAGATTGAGGATCTTCAGGCTCAGATTCATGGATTGGAGAAGAGGAACAAAGAGTATTATGAGAGGCTTCTCAAGAGAGATGTTGGTGATGATGGAGTATGCAAAGGGAATAAGAACAATGATGTTGGTGGCAATGGAATATCTTTGGAGGTTCGTGTTCTCAGAAGGTTCAAGTGGAAAGATGTTGGaagtgtttcttcttcttcaactggtTCTGTTTCTGGAAGGAGTTTTGATGATCTGAAGAAGGATAAGAATAAGAAAGGAACTAGTTTATGGAAGAAGCTCAAGAACATGGACTTGATTCTCTGTGGGATGAATCCAACATGTGCTTGA